The stretch of DNA TTGTAACATCGGGTTGGTTATCAGTGTATTACATTGGTGGGGaaataattgttgtaataTTGCAATTGGTGATGCTGAACTAACAGatttaaaagaatcaaattgTGGGATATTTTGATCATTTGCATTTACTATGCTATTGGAACGATCTTTCATTGATTCAGATGCATCTAACAATAATTTGGCATCTTCAGTACGAGCTCCATTTTTCatataatttaatatttgatttatacCATCATGTATCATATCAATTTTCTTGGTGGtttcttgatttgataaattaaatggTAACATCCCACTTATTTCACCTTCggtttcttcattttcaaatgaaCATGTTTTGCTTAAAAATCGACATCTTAAACATGAATTGGGATTTTCTGGGGATCGGAAGCATCTAGTTTTCTGTTTTCGACATAATTCACACGCTTTTAAGGTTCTTGAGGCTTGGGCATATTTTCTggttttatctttttctgGAGAAGGATCATTTGTAGTAGTTGATTTTCGTTTTTTGGAAGTTCCAGGAGTTGTATCAGGTGGTATTGAAACCATTTCTATTTGGTcctctttttatttttttgtaaaatctGGGGtagataaagaaaatacaAGTTAAAGaagtgaaaaatattttgtagtttgttgatttattcaagttgttaatttttttcacctCCCCGACGGGATTGCCGAAGGAAGGTTagaatattttgttgataagaTAGAGAGAAATTTTGTAATTAGTGCACGCTATACTCTCTTACAAATCTTTCATACGAACAGCAAAAAAAGGGGAAATCCGTACCAACTGGACGGAATCAACCATTTCGTGTCATTTGACtttaaatataattggATACTAGTATAAAATTAGTCTGACAACATTCTACTAAAAGAAACAATAGTGTTCTTGCTATTATtcttgaaaattgaaattggtgaGAATATACCATTCATAAAGTTGTATACTTAACTTTTACAGACaaatatttgtttcaattgataatgtcACTTCTTCCTAAAACAAACATCACCAAGAACTTCCAATCAATCAATGCGCCCCatgaaatatcaaatatttgaaatttcttCTACAAGTACCTCAACCATAGACATATAGAAATATCTTAAAAATTTACAGGTGTTTTTGAAAGCTGTTGATATTTGTTTACAAATTAGACGAAGCAAAAACGAATAACAGGTGTCGGTGTTagtttatcaaatttccTATCACCATTACAAATATTTCCATGACAATCATTACAACGGACATTGATCTTTTTCAAGAAGTAGCAAAACTTCCATATGAAGTTATTGCTCTAATCGTTAGTTATTTACCGAAATGTATATTGCCACAATTATTGTATTTCCAACCCATTCAAAGGGAAGTGGCTTCTACAATTTTGTCAGATGTTAATGTTACCGAGAGCATTTATAGACACAAGGGTAGTGATACACCCCATGTTGGCTACTCCGAATGTGACTGCGACTGGTTCCAAATCGGGCTCAGTGATTTGACGAAAGGTATTACGCAATGGAATGTGTACCCAAGAGCACTTCATATGAATGGAGAATTTGTATTTAAGGATGTTTTGGATACTTTCCCTGAACTTTTAAAGGAAACTCTGAGTATTAATGGTACTATTTCCCTGTGTGAAGGTATAAAAGCCCAATCATTGTTAGATTTATTTTACAATACTAATCTTAGGTTTGATTCTTTGCAATTGAATGGAGTCTGGGACCCAGCTACATTACCCTCTGTTGCCACAAGCATTCGATTATTTCATACCACATTGAACAGTTATGTGATTCCTGGTGTAAAAAAGTTGGACATGGAAATGTATTCTAATAATGACGAACCCCAAACATACACCTTTTCGCCCGATTTAAAAGACTTGCGTGTTTACTTCAACTTCACGATTCAAGTGACTTTGCCTCTGAATTTGCGAAAATTATGTATCACAACATCATTGGATTCTGCAGAATTCATATCTGATGAAATGGTCAAGTTAGAGTATTTACAGCTTGAGTTGCCGCAAATGGAATCTTTTGAAGAGACAGGAATAGTCGCtccaaatttgaaaacattaatCTTGACTGATTGTGAAAAGTTGTCTGATTTTCGCAATTTagaacaatttcaaaattgaaagtaCTTTTTCTTGACAAATTGTGGTTACCCATTTGGTTTATTCAAGGAGGATAACTTTCCTATGTTAGAGCGTTTTGAATACGACGGAAACGGTTTCATAGATCCTGAAAGTTTTAAAACTCCATTATTAATCTTTCCTCCAAATTTGAACGCATTATCAATCAGATGTCGtgattttataaatattgatttgagCACTTTAATGCTTCCACCCACATTGATACGATTGGAACTTTTGGATCTATCTTTTAATGATGGTTACTTTCATTTGGGTGAAAATTTGCAATATGTTCACATTGAGACATCCACACTTACATTTGATAGCAGCTTCAGAATTCCTCATTTGGCTGGAGAATTAATATTAGAGGCTGATTATTTAACTTTTGAGAGCCCGGAATTTATGTATCATTTGCCGAATAGTCTAACGCGGTTGCAGTTGATTGCAAACAAACAGGGGAAAATGAGTCCTTTTATCCGAAAAATTAGATGGCCCTTAGTATTAGGTGATTTTgctttcaaaaattttagtATAGATTATCACACATTGgagttgttgaatttaaaagaatCCAGACTTGAAGTGATTTATATTCGTGGAGGTAACATCAAGAAGTTAAATGTAGATCTATTTCCAGTTAGTGttaaaaatttaacttTAATGGAAATGGGGATCCATGAACTATCTGCTTCATTTGCAAGTTTGATGAACTTGCGCAGGTTGTCAATAATGAGAAATCGATTGAAAAGAGTAAGCCTGGTTGAATTGCCAGTATCATCGTTGGAAGTTTTAGACTTAAGTCAATGTAACCTTCGTTTGATATCACCgtttttggtttcaatgtttgaaaaaaagagcGAGAACCCAAGGTTAAGAATAGACGCTACGGGGAATTTAAATGTGAATGTTATCGATGTAAGAAGAGTATTGAAAGCAATCAAAGGGCTCTCATTAGATCTTAACAGTTTTGATGAAACCTTGAGGAAAATTGCCCAGCAATCTTCCCGTTTGTGTTGCATATTTGAGACTTTTGATCCATATTCTGATGAAGCTGAATCTTCTGGAACGAGTGAGGTTGTACCCGATTATGATTCAGACGATCTTTACAATGGAAGTGTGTTTACTCTGGATGAAGAAGACAGTGACGAAGATGATTATTCTCGCCGCCCTAACGTTATTGTGGAGGCACTAGGGTTGTTAAGCgattatgatgatggtgatgataCAGATTCTTGAAGAATATTAGCATATTGTGTACAGCCATTTTAACAGGCACCCTAATACAAGTGACAATTTTTACTTAAACACTCTTTGAACTACTGGTGAATTAatcttcaataaatcaGTGTAATTATTCATACTGTTTATGTATTCGATGTTATCGTCAACGTTATACCGGTTTTGATACCGTCACCACCGAGTCAGTTCTCGTGTAACAAATACCAATGAAGCATAAAATGATCTCCTTTCATTGCTCCTAATAGTTATGGAGGaccccttttttttcgaaACTAATTTTATGCGAAAAATGTCTGTGTTATAATATCGCCTTATAAAAATTCTCTTGGAATCATTTAACTATTTTTAACTCTGGCTGGAATTATTTTTCCTTTCAAGTGAACTTGTCAATATTCTGTCTGGCTAATCTTACATTTACTTCCAAACAATATTTAGTTCATAGTTTCAGGAAATGTTGAATATTCATCGTTTTCAACGAAGTGAGAATCTCATAGCTACATAAATAACTGCATTCAGTAGTGCAAAGTATTACATACTATCCAGTGTGCATGCAACTCTTACCCCCGTTGTCGGGCTGTAGAGTAACGCCACGCCACTGTGACCTGGGTATAAATACCCTTTCTCGTTGCCCTTGTCGTCTACTACTTTCCTCAGTTTTGTCTACATATTaagaagaagttgattATTTGTTAGATATAAAAAACTACCTGCTTAAATTGTCaaatattatcaagatCACTCCTATGTCATTTAGAAACATCAATACGGAACTTTTCTATGAAGTAGCAAGACTTCCACTGGGTattattggtattattgttgattacTTGTCCAAATGTATGTTACCAGAGCTTCTATATTTTCTACCTATTAGAAGGGTTGTCGCTTCTGCTATTTTATCAGACGTGAATATTACTGAAGCTCAACAAAGACACAAGAAAGATATTGCGCGAGGTTTGGGATACTCCAGATGTAAGTGTACTAGCATAAGTATTAAACCAAAGAGTTTAAAACGGGGTTCGAAGCGTTGGAATATACTCCCGGAGGTTATCCACCTCGGGGACATTTTTGCTTTTGAATTGACGTATAAAACTTTTCCAGAAGTATTGTACATGGTTCCCAAAATTGATGCTTACTTCTACGGTTATGATACTTTTGATCCAAAAATAGATGCAAATTATCTCAAAAATTCCGGAGTCAACTTTGATTCGTTATTTTTGTATGAGTTTATGCATGTAAAAGAATTGCCCACCGTTATTACGAGTCTTAAATTAATCGGAACCACGTTGGATAGCTACGTGATTGATGGCCTTAAAAAATTGTCATTGGAACTGTCTGGTGATGGAAACACAACAAAAGAATATTCTTTCCCTTCTTCTTTAGAAGATTTAACTATCAAAGGCTACAAATTGACGAGAATAACTTTGCCTCCAAATTTACGCAGATTGTATATCAGTACATTCCTGAAATCAGTAGATTTTGTGTCTGTGGAAATGCCTCACTTAGAGTATTTGCTGCTTTCGTTGCTGGATGTCAAAAACCTTGAAGATACTGGAATATGTGCTCCTAACTTAAAAACCCTAGAAATACACAATCGTTTGAGGTGActcaattttgataatctGAAACGATtacaatataaaaaatatctCATTATGAAGAATTTTATTCATTGCATTGGTATACTTCGAGTACGTTATTTTCTTGAGGTTGAGTATGATACCAGACATTTAGGCAAATTATTGGATTCGAACCTTTCATTAGCGTTTCCTCCATCAGAGTTCCTATAAAGATTGAAATGTTTAGATTATGAGCTGAGTGTTTGATTTAAGAGAGTCTGGATTTTTGGTACCATTTGAGAAATGGACTTATAACTTTTTATTCGATTACTGGTGATGAAGAGCAAATTAGCGTTATAGTTCCATTTTGGATAACTTTAATATTGACAGTGGTGTATTAGAATTGTTGGAAATAAAGGGTGAATCTACATAAATTGAAACCTTTGGAATTGATGAGAAGAAGTTAAGCACTGATCAATTACCAGTTACTGGGAATTCTAGAGgtgtttcattattttggttatttaaaaaaatctaCACCAGTTTTATTTGCAGTTTGAATCCGTATACATTTACAGCAAGTTTATTTGTACTGTGTCACAACTTTAGAGTAAATTTACGATCTA from Candida albicans SC5314 chromosome R, complete sequence encodes:
- a CDS encoding uncharacterized protein (Predicted protein of unknown funtion; overlaps orf19.3879.1, which is a region annotated as blocked reading frame), yielding MVPKIDAYFYGYDTFDPKIDANYLKNSGVNFDSLFLYEFMHVKELPTVITSLKLIGTTLDSYVIDGLKKLSLESSGDGNTTKEYSFPSSLEDLTIKGYKLTRITLPPNLRRLYISTFSKSVDFVSVEMPHLEYLSLSLSDVKNLEDTGICAPNLKTLEIHNRLR
- a CDS encoding uncharacterized protein (Ortholog of C. dubliniensis CD36 : Cd36_73360 and Candida albicans WO-1 : CAWG_01936) encodes the protein MTIITTDIDLFQEVAKLPYEVIALIVSYLPKCILPQLLYFQPIQREVASTILSDVNVTESIYRHKGSDTPHVGYSECDCDWFQIGLSDLTKGITQWNVYPRALHMNGEFVFKDVLDTFPELLKETSSINGTISSCEGIKAQSLLDLFYNTNLRFDSLQLNGVWDPATLPSVATSIRLFHTTLNSYVIPGVKKLDMEMYSNNDEPQTYTFSPDLKDLRVYFNFTIQVTLPSNLRKLCITTSLDSAEFISDEMVKLEYLQLELPQMESFEETGIVAPNLKTLILTDCEKLSDFRNLEQFQN
- a CDS encoding uncharacterized protein (Protein of unknown function; flow model biofilm induced); protein product: MLERFEYDGNGFIDPESFKTPLLIFPPNLNALSIRCRDFINIDLSTLMLPPTLIRLELLDLSFNDGYFHLGENLQYVHIETSTLTFDSSFRIPHLAGELILEADYLTFESPEFMYHLPNSLTRLQLIANKQGKMSPFIRKIRWPLVLGDFAFKNFSIDYHTLELLNLKESRLEVIYIRGGNIKKLNVDLFPVSVKNLTLMEMGIHELSASFASLMNLRRLSIMRNRLKRVSSVELPVSSLEVLDLSQCNLRLISPFLVSMFEKKSENPRLRIDATGNLNVNVIDVRRVLKAIKGLSLDLNSFDETLRKIAQQSSRLCCIFETFDPYSDEAESSGTSEVVPDYDSDDLYNGSVFTSDEEDSDEDDYSRRPNVIVEALGLLSDYDDGDDTDS